A window of Gammaproteobacteria bacterium contains these coding sequences:
- a CDS encoding FAD-dependent oxidoreductase yields MKYPDQFDVIVIGGGHAGTEAALAAARTGARTLLITHSIETIGQMSCNPAIGGIGKGHIVKEIDALGGAMAQAIDRAGIQFRILNARKGPAVRATRAQADRVLYRQAIRQRVENQPNLSLFQQAVDGLVIENDCVTGIVTQSGLTVDARSVVLTAGTFL; encoded by the coding sequence ATGAAATACCCAGACCAGTTTGATGTCATCGTAATCGGCGGTGGGCATGCAGGTACCGAAGCGGCGCTCGCCGCCGCGCGGACGGGCGCCCGAACGCTGCTGATCACCCACAGTATAGAGACCATCGGACAGATGTCCTGTAACCCGGCCATTGGCGGAATTGGCAAGGGCCATATCGTCAAAGAAATCGATGCCTTGGGTGGGGCGATGGCACAGGCAATTGATCGAGCCGGAATACAGTTCCGCATCCTCAACGCTAGAAAAGGTCCGGCGGTGCGGGCGACTCGTGCTCAGGCTGACCGGGTGCTGTACAGACAGGCGATTCGTCAGCGTGTTGAAAACCAGCCGAACCTGAGCCTTTTTCAACAGGCCGTGGACGGTCTGGTTATCGAGAACGATTGCGTAACCGGTATCGTTACGCAGAGTGGACTGACTGTTGACGCCCGGTCCGTGGTGCTGACGGCGGGAACTTTTCTTG